From Vibrio splendidus, a single genomic window includes:
- a CDS encoding HD-GYP domain-containing protein: MDTSNYNQSLTTQLYAIAGVLFGTYGSRVCPMLDTLTTLEIFTQVSVVFALVWFVRHYLLARHALVKQGRFAQLDTLLFFAASVPFALYYNLSYDFTIDSNLKVLFGMTLFGFFTGSILQLKAKLAQMDKMEQSGQFDFQLIGERSSLVKQMVGLVIVLLITLTTMLTMVAVKDIFWLEHNPARLLDGTGKVSVIKEFIYLALVLGGYAITIMTLWSKLIKRILLSQEHALNKVTKGEHGVRLPIFGYNELGSMASMTNTMLDSLETAQNEVKTTRDVAIVSLSALAESRDNETGAHILRTQEYVKVLAQELSKSEIHANLLTPNYIELLYKSAPLHDVGKVGVPDNVLLKPGKLTDEEFEIMKGHPAIGAEALSIAEKQLGSSSFLRVAKEISLTHHEKWNGSGYPNQLSGEDIPLSGRLMALADVYDALISKRVYKPAFTHEQAKQIILEGNGTHFDPQVVQAFLAVEKEFVSIAATYKDGKNVPSELERESFIAQPA, translated from the coding sequence ATGGATACATCAAACTATAATCAATCGCTAACAACCCAGCTATATGCCATCGCTGGTGTGCTTTTTGGCACCTATGGCAGTCGGGTATGCCCTATGCTCGACACCTTAACGACGTTAGAAATTTTCACTCAAGTGAGTGTCGTTTTTGCCTTAGTCTGGTTTGTGCGCCATTACCTATTAGCCCGCCATGCTTTAGTTAAACAAGGTCGGTTTGCGCAGCTCGACACCTTGTTGTTTTTTGCTGCTAGTGTCCCTTTTGCGCTTTATTACAACTTAAGTTACGACTTCACCATCGATAGCAATTTAAAAGTGCTCTTTGGAATGACGTTATTTGGCTTCTTTACTGGAAGCATTCTTCAGTTGAAAGCTAAGCTTGCGCAAATGGACAAAATGGAACAGTCTGGGCAGTTTGACTTCCAACTGATTGGCGAACGAAGTTCATTAGTTAAACAAATGGTCGGTTTAGTCATCGTACTTCTGATCACGCTGACCACAATGCTGACTATGGTTGCCGTTAAAGATATCTTTTGGTTAGAACATAACCCAGCTCGCTTATTGGACGGCACAGGTAAAGTCAGCGTGATTAAAGAGTTCATCTACCTTGCGTTGGTGCTTGGTGGATACGCAATAACCATCATGACATTGTGGAGCAAGTTGATTAAACGCATTCTCCTGAGCCAAGAACATGCGTTGAACAAGGTAACTAAAGGCGAGCACGGCGTTCGTTTGCCTATTTTTGGCTATAACGAACTGGGTTCTATGGCGTCAATGACCAACACCATGTTAGACAGCCTTGAAACCGCACAAAACGAAGTAAAAACCACACGTGACGTAGCGATTGTTAGCTTGTCTGCCCTTGCTGAATCTCGAGATAATGAAACGGGTGCCCACATTCTGAGAACTCAAGAATACGTTAAGGTACTCGCACAAGAGCTCAGTAAGTCGGAAATCCACGCAAACTTGTTAACACCAAACTACATAGAGCTGCTTTACAAATCTGCTCCACTTCATGACGTAGGCAAAGTAGGCGTTCCTGATAACGTGTTATTAAAGCCGGGCAAATTAACTGACGAAGAGTTTGAGATAATGAAAGGTCACCCCGCAATTGGTGCTGAAGCGTTATCTATTGCAGAAAAGCAGTTAGGAAGCAGCTCTTTCCTGAGAGTCGCGAAAGAGATATCTCTGACCCACCACGAAAAATGGAACGGCAGCGGTTATCCAAATCAGCTGTCTGGTGAGGACATTCCATTATCCGGTCGCTTGATGGCATTAGCCGATGTTTATGACGCGTTAATATCAAAACGAGTCTACAAGCCAGCCTTTACTCATGAACAAGCTAAACAGATTATCTTGGAAGGCAATGGGACACATTTTGATCCGCAAGTTGTCCAAGCTTTTCTGGCTGTCGAAAAAGAGTTTGTTTCGATTGCCGCGACCTACAAAGATGGCAAAAATGTACCAAGTGAACTCGAGCGTGAAAGCTTTATTGCTCAACCAGCCTAA
- a CDS encoding PLP-dependent aminotransferase family protein has protein sequence MARYEELAKDIRTQIANNTWRSGEKIPSVRMSCRNYNVSNSTVLQAYQLLEGEGWIIAKPQSGYFVAPRVDGVDYELPLVHQKKAINDRLFDFLKSSSAEGVIPFGSAFPDPDLFPLPTLTRNLASAGRKMTGASVINNLPPGSESLRRQIAQRYLQQGITVNHQDIVITSGAMEALNLSLQTVTKSGDNVVIESPAFYGALQAVERLGLNPIEVDVCPINGLNIEQFESALQNQDVKACWLMTTFQNPTGTSLSEEAKRRVVEIAEQHETYIIEDDVYGDLYFEGHKPKPLKAFDKTDSVLLCGSYSKSLCPGYRVGWVVNTRFNDAIQKLQLLSTLSSSAPVQLGVAHFLTHESYDNHLRKLRKNLLVRKERFIEVIKQYFPHSVEIEEPAGGYFIWIRLSAKFDSQQFYQLAIAQGISVASGDLFSEQGRVDNAIRLNFSYELTEEKEQALILLGKLAHQLTHS, from the coding sequence ATGGCGCGTTATGAAGAGCTTGCAAAGGATATTCGAACTCAGATCGCTAATAACACTTGGCGATCCGGAGAGAAGATCCCTTCGGTACGCATGAGTTGTCGAAATTACAACGTCAGTAATAGTACTGTCTTACAAGCCTACCAATTGTTAGAAGGCGAAGGGTGGATCATCGCTAAGCCTCAGTCGGGCTACTTTGTTGCACCACGTGTGGACGGCGTTGATTATGAACTGCCGTTAGTACACCAAAAGAAAGCCATTAATGATCGCTTATTCGACTTTTTGAAGTCGAGTTCCGCAGAAGGTGTGATTCCTTTTGGCTCAGCATTCCCAGACCCTGATCTGTTTCCTTTACCTACCTTGACCCGAAATCTCGCGAGTGCTGGCAGAAAAATGACTGGCGCGAGTGTCATTAATAATCTGCCACCGGGCAGTGAGTCCTTAAGAAGACAAATCGCGCAGCGTTACCTGCAACAAGGCATTACGGTTAACCATCAAGATATCGTGATTACCTCTGGCGCAATGGAAGCGCTTAACTTAAGCCTGCAAACGGTTACTAAGTCGGGTGATAATGTTGTGATTGAATCTCCTGCTTTCTATGGTGCTTTACAGGCCGTAGAGAGGTTAGGACTCAATCCTATCGAAGTGGATGTTTGTCCAATCAATGGATTGAATATTGAGCAGTTTGAAAGCGCACTACAAAACCAAGATGTAAAAGCGTGTTGGTTGATGACGACGTTTCAAAACCCGACAGGGACAAGTTTGTCTGAGGAAGCGAAGCGCCGTGTGGTTGAGATTGCAGAACAACACGAAACCTACATTATTGAAGATGACGTATATGGTGACCTCTACTTCGAAGGGCATAAACCCAAGCCACTAAAAGCCTTCGATAAGACCGATTCTGTTCTGCTTTGTGGTTCGTACTCAAAAAGTCTGTGTCCGGGTTATCGGGTCGGCTGGGTTGTGAACACGCGTTTCAATGATGCCATTCAAAAGCTGCAACTTCTTTCTACACTGTCGAGTAGTGCGCCTGTTCAACTTGGCGTCGCACACTTCTTAACACATGAAAGCTACGACAATCACCTTCGTAAATTACGTAAAAATCTTCTAGTGAGAAAAGAGCGATTCATTGAGGTCATCAAGCAGTACTTCCCGCATTCCGTCGAGATTGAAGAACCGGCTGGTGGCTACTTCATATGGATTCGTCTTTCCGCCAAATTCGACAGTCAACAATTTTACCAACTAGCGATTGCTCAGGGGATCAGTGTCGCTTCAGGCGATCTGTTTAGTGAGCAGGGCAGAGTAGATAACGCGATCAGATTGAACTTCTCTTATGAACTCACAGAAGAGAAAGAACAAGCACTAATCTTGCTTGGCAAACTGGCACATCAACTTACGCATTCGTAA